Proteins from a single region of Caldisericia bacterium:
- the rbsK gene encoding ribokinase: MIFVVGSINVDLVVYSERFPEEGETLVGKNFFMNQGGKGANQAVSSKKAGGDVLFLGRVGDDYFGKFVEAEIKRFSVESNLEKVKDVSTGIALINVDREGKNKIVIIPGANALVGEREVDILRRDFKEGDFLLLQGEIPIEANVKLSEIAHEKRGTVIFDPTPVDESLLRVIPYCTIVTPNEVEVKRLTGNSEVVDGAKRLLDYGAESVIVKMGERGGFYMNKEESFFFPSFNVNPVDTTGAGDTFNGSLASALFLGMNMKDAIKYASAASAISVTRKGAATSSPLKEEIINFLEEKGEKVNY, translated from the coding sequence ATGATCTTTGTTGTGGGAAGTATCAATGTAGATTTGGTTGTATACTCTGAGAGATTCCCAGAGGAAGGGGAAACTCTTGTTGGAAAAAATTTCTTTATGAATCAGGGAGGTAAAGGAGCAAATCAGGCAGTTTCCTCTAAAAAAGCAGGTGGCGATGTTCTATTTTTGGGAAGAGTGGGGGATGATTACTTTGGTAAATTTGTCGAAGCAGAGATTAAGAGGTTTTCTGTGGAATCTAACCTTGAGAAGGTAAAAGATGTCTCCACAGGTATTGCTCTTATAAATGTGGATAGGGAGGGGAAGAATAAAATAGTTATAATACCTGGTGCAAATGCACTGGTGGGGGAAAGAGAGGTGGATATTTTAAGGAGGGATTTTAAAGAGGGTGATTTCCTCCTTTTACAGGGAGAGATTCCCATTGAAGCAAATGTTAAATTATCTGAGATAGCACATGAAAAAAGAGGGACTGTTATATTTGATCCCACACCTGTTGATGAGAGTCTGTTAAGAGTAATTCCTTACTGCACCATAGTTACACCCAATGAGGTGGAAGTTAAAAGACTCACAGGAAACAGTGAGGTGGTGGATGGTGCAAAGAGGCTTTTGGATTATGGGGCAGAGAGCGTGATTGTAAAGATGGGTGAAAGAGGAGGTTTCTATATGAACAAAGAGGAGAGTTTTTTCTTCCCCTCCTTTAATGTTAATCCAGTTGATACCACAGGAGCAGGTGATACATTCAACGGCTCATTGGCCTCTGCCCTATTTCTGGGAATGAACATGAAAGATGCCATAAAGTATGCATCCGCAGCTTCTGCTATTTCTGTTACAAGGAAAGGTGCAGCCACATCATCTCCATTAAAGGAGGAAATAATTAATTTTTTGGAGGAGAAGGGTGAAAAAGTTAATTATTGA
- a CDS encoding ADP-ribosylglycohydrolase family protein encodes MSSKFKAWIYAKNLFYNDKLVKKASHWGEIEPLIKSEELLTKLLWESYVPGSNARESLIIAGVQALENRGFDVSEMEKLLPVGLKFLKEEDIGGLISVTSKIFSLIPNLKKNMDHPYNSFIHPMNWREIEKAFPKVTVKSPTSIKERIEGGLYGMISGGSFGTKIEGYPYWEIESAYKDFSFYLDNEVDTTNDDITYELNLLIEFLEKGRKITSEDIALGWVKRIPFGWSAELIALMNIKRGIMPPLSGQFNNPYNEWIGGAMRGNMPGLLSPGDPYKASYLSYIDGVVSHDKNGVYGEMFVAILTSLAFVEEDIEKLIEISMEFIPERSELRSVLETTYKMCKEKDNWREVREWIYKRFERYNWIHLYPNIAIVLMGLMFGKGDFLKTVEIISRSGFDVDCNLGEALGILGVLDPESIPLKWKEALKDVINTYMRGRNQFKIGEIVDMVVKGTSL; translated from the coding sequence ATGAGTTCGAAATTTAAAGCATGGATTTACGCTAAAAATCTATTCTATAATGATAAACTGGTTAAAAAGGCATCTCACTGGGGAGAGATAGAACCACTTATAAAGAGTGAGGAACTCCTAACAAAACTTCTGTGGGAAAGTTATGTTCCAGGATCTAATGCAAGGGAATCTCTCATAATTGCCGGTGTGCAAGCTTTAGAAAATAGAGGATTTGATGTTTCAGAGATGGAAAAACTCCTTCCAGTCGGATTGAAATTTCTTAAAGAGGAGGATATAGGGGGATTAATCTCTGTTACATCAAAGATATTTAGTTTAATTCCAAATTTAAAAAAGAACATGGATCATCCATACAATAGTTTTATTCATCCAATGAACTGGAGAGAGATTGAAAAAGCCTTTCCAAAGGTTACTGTAAAATCTCCAACCTCTATAAAAGAGAGGATAGAAGGTGGACTATACGGGATGATCTCTGGTGGAAGTTTTGGAACAAAGATTGAAGGATATCCTTATTGGGAGATAGAGAGTGCATACAAAGATTTCTCCTTTTATCTTGATAATGAGGTAGACACAACAAATGATGATATTACCTATGAGTTAAATTTACTCATTGAGTTTTTAGAGAAGGGAAGAAAGATTACAAGTGAAGACATTGCGTTGGGCTGGGTGAAAAGAATACCTTTTGGTTGGAGTGCAGAACTCATTGCTCTTATGAATATAAAGAGAGGCATAATGCCTCCTCTCTCAGGTCAGTTTAACAATCCCTACAATGAATGGATAGGTGGAGCAATGAGAGGAAATATGCCTGGACTCTTATCTCCAGGAGATCCTTACAAGGCATCCTATCTTTCATACATAGATGGTGTGGTTTCCCATGATAAAAATGGAGTTTATGGAGAAATGTTCGTAGCCATTCTTACATCTCTTGCCTTTGTTGAAGAGGATATTGAAAAATTAATAGAGATTTCTATGGAATTTATACCAGAGAGAAGCGAGTTAAGGAGTGTTCTTGAGACCACATACAAGATGTGCAAGGAGAAAGATAACTGGAGGGAGGTAAGGGAGTGGATATACAAAAGATTTGAAAGATACAATTGGATTCATCTCTACCCAAACATTGCCATTGTACTGATGGGGCTTATGTTTGGAAAGGGTGATTTTTTAAAGACTGTAGAGATAATTTCAAGGAGTGGTTTTGATGTTGATTGTAATCTTGGTGAAGCGTTAGGAATTCTTGGAGTTTTAGACCCTGAATCTATCCCCTTGAAGTGGAAAGAGGCATTGAAAGATGTTATAAATACATACATGAGAGGAAGGAACCAGTTTAAAATAGGAGAGATAGTTGATATGGTTGTGAAGGGGACAAGCTTATGA
- a CDS encoding nucleoside hydrolase, which translates to MKKLIIDTDCGIDDAIAIMMAISRKDVDVVGITTVSGNTYVDQVTDNVLRLLSYFGRKDIPVFKGASVPLIQKLSRGEKIHGENGLGGVILPETDKKEETIKAPDAIFKLAKENEGLIVVTLGPLTNIAMAINLYPELKNYVKEIVSMGGALETGNVTRFAEFNFYQDPEAVQFVINSGIPMTIVPWDPIVKLMFLEEEIKAIVPDGSKSGELFLELMKTPINFIEKFYGIRGEVFPDPLTMAYVIDERVAKKVILGDMEMELNYTTMRGASVLLEGERLKIVVELDRDVFVELLKETLINLKGGERE; encoded by the coding sequence GTGAAAAAGTTAATTATTGATACGGATTGTGGTATTGATGATGCAATTGCTATTATGATGGCTATTTCAAGGAAGGATGTAGATGTTGTTGGTATTACCACTGTCTCTGGTAATACCTATGTGGATCAGGTTACGGATAATGTTTTAAGATTACTTTCATATTTTGGAAGAAAGGATATACCAGTTTTTAAAGGTGCCTCAGTTCCTCTAATTCAAAAGCTTTCAAGAGGAGAGAAAATTCATGGTGAGAATGGTCTTGGGGGAGTTATACTTCCAGAAACTGATAAGAAAGAGGAAACTATAAAAGCACCAGATGCAATTTTTAAACTTGCCAAAGAGAATGAAGGTCTAATCGTTGTTACACTTGGTCCTTTAACTAACATTGCCATGGCTATCAATCTGTATCCTGAACTTAAAAATTATGTTAAAGAAATTGTATCAATGGGTGGAGCACTGGAGACAGGAAATGTTACAAGATTTGCAGAGTTCAATTTTTATCAGGATCCAGAAGCAGTCCAATTTGTTATAAACTCTGGTATTCCAATGACTATTGTTCCATGGGACCCAATTGTAAAACTCATGTTTCTTGAAGAGGAGATAAAAGCCATTGTCCCTGATGGTTCTAAATCTGGAGAGCTTTTTCTTGAACTTATGAAGACACCAATAAACTTTATAGAGAAATTCTATGGAATTAGAGGAGAGGTTTTTCCTGACCCCTTGACGATGGCTTATGTGATAGACGAGAGAGTGGCGAAGAAAGTCATCCTTGGAGACATGGAGATGGAGCTTAACTACACTACTATGAGAGGAGCAAGTGTCCTGCTTGAAGGAGAGAGGTTGAAGATAGTTGTAGAACTTGATAGAGATGTTTTTGTTGAGCTTCTTAAGGAAACTCTCATTAATTTGAAAGGAGGTGAGAGAGAATAA
- the rpe gene encoding ribulose-phosphate 3-epimerase, producing MKIAPSILASKFVNLKKDIKLLERSGADIIHLDIMDGHFVPNISFGFPIVKAVRSLTSLPLDAHLMIENPERFIDRFIDSGVDMISVHIEGNYHINRILNTIKKSKVKAGVAINPGTPLNSLEEVLDIVDFVLVMSVNPGFSGQKFIDSSIEKIRKLCKIREKGNFGFEIEVDGGLNFEIAEVLKEMGVDILVFGSFIFKDIEKALNELRKLK from the coding sequence ATGAAGATAGCACCTTCAATACTTGCATCTAAATTTGTTAATTTAAAGAAAGACATTAAACTTCTGGAGAGATCTGGAGCTGACATTATACACCTTGATATAATGGATGGTCATTTTGTTCCAAACATCTCCTTTGGTTTTCCCATAGTAAAGGCTGTAAGGAGTTTAACATCTTTGCCCCTTGATGCCCATCTCATGATTGAGAATCCGGAAAGATTTATAGATAGATTTATTGATTCTGGAGTTGATATGATATCTGTTCACATAGAGGGAAATTATCACATAAACAGGATTTTAAATACTATAAAGAAGAGTAAAGTAAAGGCAGGAGTTGCTATAAATCCAGGAACTCCCCTTAATTCTCTTGAAGAGGTGTTAGATATTGTGGATTTTGTTCTTGTTATGAGTGTGAACCCTGGTTTTTCAGGACAGAAATTTATAGACTCATCTATTGAAAAAATTAGAAAGTTATGTAAAATTAGAGAGAAGGGAAACTTCGGTTTCGAGATAGAGGTAGATGGCGGATTAAATTTTGAGATAGCTGAGGTTCTTAAGGAGATGGGAGTAGACATTCTTGTGTTTGGGAGTTTTATCTTTAAAGATATAGAAAAGGCATTAAATGAGTTGAGGAAACTAAAATGA
- a CDS encoding PASTA domain-containing protein, protein MKSKILALMLIMILMIPLYSCTRGKGKLVSVPSFVGMRIRDAEKLAEEKGLLIKVVGTEFSKEFPIDYIVTQEPNPHVLVKEGRIINVTISNGPPKVEVPDFVGMDFGDAQELIYEKKLVIGKIEEVSDPNVKVGIILEQEPSPKTLVEEGTPINLKISKGVLGQVPSVIGLSLEEAKSQVITSGYTIGKIVEKRNPAYPSGIVWNQDPAPLTYASSGSSVDLVVNP, encoded by the coding sequence ATGAAGAGTAAAATTTTAGCTCTGATGCTAATAATGATACTTATGATCCCTCTCTATTCATGTACCAGGGGAAAAGGTAAATTGGTTTCCGTGCCCTCCTTTGTTGGTATGAGGATAAGGGATGCTGAGAAACTTGCTGAGGAGAAAGGTTTACTTATAAAAGTCGTTGGTACAGAATTTTCCAAAGAGTTTCCAATAGACTACATAGTTACACAGGAACCAAATCCCCATGTTCTTGTAAAAGAGGGCAGGATTATAAATGTTACCATAAGTAATGGGCCTCCAAAGGTTGAAGTTCCAGATTTTGTAGGAATGGATTTTGGAGATGCACAAGAGTTGATTTATGAGAAGAAGCTTGTAATTGGAAAAATTGAGGAGGTTTCTGATCCAAATGTGAAGGTCGGAATAATCCTTGAGCAGGAGCCATCTCCAAAGACGCTTGTTGAGGAGGGAACCCCCATAAATCTTAAAATTTCAAAGGGTGTTCTTGGTCAGGTGCCATCAGTTATAGGTCTCTCCCTTGAAGAGGCAAAGAGTCAGGTGATAACAAGTGGATACACCATAGGAAAGATTGTTGAAAAGAGAAATCCTGCATATCCGTCAGGAATTGTATGGAATCAGGATCCTGCACCTCTCACATACGCATCTTCTGGTTCGTCTGTTGATTTAGTGGTGAATCCATGA
- a CDS encoding ribbon-helix-helix protein, CopG family, with amino-acid sequence MREEKITLTLPAELLEAVEKKAKRKRKKRDEFLKEVITFYIAMEDRKTRIKKELIKGYKESSEASMLLSREFFEVEQEIFRDIFKYFK; translated from the coding sequence ATGAGAGAAGAAAAGATCACTCTTACACTGCCTGCTGAACTCCTGGAGGCAGTAGAAAAGAAGGCGAAGAGAAAGAGAAAGAAGAGGGATGAATTTCTAAAAGAGGTCATTACCTTCTATATTGCCATGGAGGATAGGAAGACACGCATCAAGAAGGAACTGATAAAGGGATACAAGGAGTCGTCAGAGGCAAGCATGCTTTTGTCCAGAGAATTTTTTGAAGTTGAACAGGAAATCTTTAGGGACATATTCAAGTATTTCAAATGA
- a CDS encoding BMP family ABC transporter substrate-binding protein: MKKILSILVVLALVAGLVSLTACGKKEEEQPPEKKLKVVLYINGTLGDKSFFDSANRGIERAIKELGIEGKVIEGGYDPARWEPDLEQLSEGDWDIIIVGTWQMTENLEKIAPKHPDKKYFIFDTTVDYSKGNLDNVYSILYKQNEGSFLVGALAAMITTSDMPLANPDKTIGFLGGMDIPVINDFKVGYIQGAHYIDPDIKVLVSYAGSFSDPAKGKELVLAQYDQGADISFNVAGETGLGLLDAAKEKNKYAIGVDSDQYLMFKDSDPEKAAHIVTSMMKNVDNSLFRGIKLHMEGKLEYGKAEALGIKEGGVGIADNENYKKLVPEEFRKKIKELEEKIVNGEIVVDTAFGQ; this comes from the coding sequence ATGAAAAAAATTTTATCAATTTTGGTTGTTTTAGCTTTAGTTGCGGGTTTGGTTTCTTTAACCGCATGCGGGAAGAAGGAAGAAGAGCAACCACCTGAAAAGAAACTCAAGGTAGTTCTCTACATCAATGGAACCCTTGGGGATAAGTCTTTCTTTGATTCCGCTAATAGAGGTATAGAGAGAGCAATAAAGGAACTTGGAATTGAGGGAAAGGTTATTGAGGGTGGTTATGACCCCGCAAGATGGGAGCCAGATCTTGAACAACTCTCTGAAGGTGATTGGGATATTATAATTGTGGGAACATGGCAGATGACAGAGAATCTTGAAAAAATTGCTCCAAAGCATCCAGACAAGAAGTACTTTATATTTGATACAACAGTGGATTATTCAAAGGGAAATCTTGATAATGTATATTCAATCCTTTACAAGCAAAACGAAGGTTCATTCCTTGTAGGTGCCCTTGCTGCAATGATAACAACTTCGGATATGCCCCTTGCAAATCCTGATAAGACTATTGGATTCCTTGGTGGAATGGATATCCCTGTCATCAACGACTTCAAAGTTGGATACATTCAGGGAGCACACTACATTGATCCTGATATAAAGGTTCTTGTTTCCTATGCAGGATCCTTCAGTGACCCTGCAAAGGGAAAAGAGCTTGTTCTTGCTCAGTATGATCAGGGAGCAGATATCTCTTTCAATGTTGCAGGAGAAACAGGACTTGGGCTTCTTGATGCTGCAAAAGAGAAGAATAAGTATGCAATAGGTGTTGATTCAGATCAGTACCTTATGTTTAAGGATAGCGACCCAGAGAAGGCAGCACACATTGTAACATCCATGATGAAGAATGTAGATAACTCACTCTTCAGAGGAATAAAACTCCATATGGAAGGAAAACTTGAATATGGAAAGGCAGAGGCACTTGGAATTAAAGAAGGCGGTGTAGGTATTGCTGATAATGAAAACTACAAGAAGCTTGTTCCAGAGGAATTTAGAAAGAAAATAAAGGAGCTTGAGGAAAAGATTGTTAATGGAGAAATAGTAGTAGATACAGCTTTCGGTCAGTAA
- a CDS encoding type III pantothenate kinase, which translates to MVLTIDIGNTNILLGVFKGNELLKNWRLASRTARTSDEYALDILSLLFFEKLKPEDIKGVIISSVVPPLDPIFERCIEKTFHIKPIFVNLDLDLGIKIDIENPKEIGMDRVVGSVAAFNKTKTSTIVVDFGTATTFDVINREGVFIGGAIAPGILTSLEGLFLRTAKLPKVELSIPPSVIGRDTANAIRSGILYGWGGMVERIVEEIEKRIGKAKIVVTGGVAHLVTPLIRREFLYDRFLTLEGLKIVYDRNR; encoded by the coding sequence ATGGTACTTACAATTGACATAGGAAACACAAACATTTTACTTGGTGTTTTTAAAGGTAATGAACTTTTAAAGAACTGGCGTCTTGCATCAAGAACGGCAAGAACATCTGATGAGTATGCCCTTGACATTCTAAGCCTTTTATTTTTTGAGAAATTAAAACCAGAGGATATAAAGGGTGTAATAATATCCTCTGTTGTGCCACCTCTGGATCCTATATTTGAAAGGTGCATTGAAAAGACCTTTCATATAAAACCCATCTTTGTAAATCTTGACCTTGACTTAGGAATAAAGATTGACATAGAGAATCCAAAAGAAATTGGAATGGATAGAGTTGTGGGTAGTGTAGCTGCATTTAACAAAACAAAAACATCAACAATTGTGGTTGATTTTGGTACTGCCACCACATTTGATGTGATAAATAGAGAGGGTGTCTTCATCGGTGGAGCAATTGCACCTGGTATTCTCACATCCCTTGAGGGACTTTTCTTGAGAACTGCAAAACTACCAAAGGTTGAACTTTCAATTCCACCATCAGTTATTGGAAGGGACACAGCTAATGCTATAAGATCAGGAATTCTTTATGGGTGGGGAGGTATGGTAGAGAGAATTGTTGAAGAGATAGAAAAGAGGATTGGAAAAGCAAAGATTGTTGTAACTGGCGGTGTTGCACACCTTGTAACACCTCTTATAAGAAGGGAATTTTTATACGATAGATTCTTAACCCTTGAGGGTTTAAAGATCGTTTATGATAGAAATAGATGA
- a CDS encoding type II toxin-antitoxin system PemK/MazF family toxin yields MRRGDIYLVDLSPSKGSEQSGIRPVLVIQNDIGNKYSPTVIVAAITSKEVKEVYPIVIKVERNEGGLDKDSFILLNQIRTIDKRRLLKKIGKLKKSTMVKVDIALKFSLGLIKI; encoded by the coding sequence ATCAGGAGAGGAGATATCTATTTAGTGGATCTTTCTCCATCAAAGGGTTCGGAGCAGAGTGGAATAAGACCTGTTCTTGTAATACAGAATGATATAGGAAATAAATATTCGCCGACAGTGATAGTGGCAGCCATAACATCAAAGGAGGTTAAAGAGGTGTATCCCATTGTTATAAAGGTAGAAAGAAATGAAGGAGGATTGGATAAAGATAGTTTTATACTTCTCAACCAGATTAGAACCATTGATAAGAGAAGGCTCTTAAAGAAAATAGGAAAACTCAAGAAATCAACCATGGTGAAGGTAGATATAGCTCTTAAATTCTCCTTAGGGCTTATTAAGATATGA